gtaacaaatagacCTTTATGCTCTATTTGCTCCCAATAATGGCTCAAAtacaatagaagtttatttctcactcacgTAATAGTCCAAAGCTGGTGTTCCTGATTGATGGATGGCTTGCCTTCCTGCACTAATGCAGAGACCCAGGCCCCTACCTCCTTGTAGCTCCACAGTCTCCCCTTGGGCCTCGTCACCTTCTGCATCCAGCCAGCtaaagggaaaagagagagtgtgGAGAGCACACGCTTACTTCCTTGGCCCAGGAGCAGTACATGCCGTTCCACTCACATCCAACTGGTGGGAGCTAGTCACATGGAGCCTGAGACATCAAGTTTAACTGTGTAcccaggaggaagaggaggggtcCAGGCAAAGGATGACAGACTGAGAGACATTGCTTTGTCTCTATGGAGAGTTGTCCAAACCATAATGGTAGGTAACTTGAGGGCTCCAAGTAAGCCCATACACAGAGTAAAATATGAGCCCTTATAGTAGGTACATGCATGTAAAAGAAAGAGGCAAACTGAGGCCTCTCTGGCTAAAGGACCTGAGCTCATCCAGGCCTGGGCCAGGGCCAAGAGGGCAGGGCCCACCCACCAGTGCTGCACCATGGCAGGACTGTTATGTGAGTATGACTATCACCTGCTCTGGTGGGTGAGCTTGTGCATGCCTGACTACACGTGTGCCCTTAGGCAGATTGTGCCTGTGCCCCACACCTGTCTGAGGGACTGTGCATGTATATGAGTGAGGGCCCAGGTGACTCCGTCCAACGACAGCCTCTGTGTTTATGACATGCACACCTGAATAGTCTCTGTGCACATGGCCATGCATGCAAGGTGTCCATCTGTCTGCATACCTGGGCTTGTGCATGGGGAGACAGCCTGTGGGTATCAGGGGGGTGTCCCTGAGTGTGCACaggcccagcacacagtaggtataGATGTGTACTGAGTGGAGTACACACGTGACCAACAGGTCCCAGTGCATGTGCACACATATCCACGAGGACCCCTGCCAGGGCATACAAAGATGCCTGGCTGTGTGAATGTGCACTTCTGTGTGCCCAGCCACGATCTTGGAGCTTCCAGAACTGGGCCAGACCAGACTGGCTCCTTTCTGGGCACGCCAAGGCCCTGCTGTGTTTTAGTGCCTGCGTGGGGTGCTGCCAAGGATGTGTTGGCGGCGTGTGTGAGtgcatgaatgtgtgtgtgtgtgtgtaggaagaGGCGTTCGCTCTCTTAGACCTTGCTTCTTTCTGTGGTTTGGTTTCTATAGAGACACTTCCTGTGGCAGAGAAAAGAGGTAGTGAGCTGGTGTTTCAGGATGTGAGGGCCCACAGGAGCAGAGCCGGGCTTTCTCCGCCACCCGCCCGTTCTGCAAGCTCTGGCCGGTGCTACCCACTGTCCACATGGTGGGCGCCCCCTGCAGCGGGGGCCGGTGATCAGCGGCAGCATGCCAGGGAAGCCCAAGCACCTGGGCGTCCCCAACGGGCGCATGGTGAGTATGGGCTCCTGGCCAGGGCCACAGGGAGGGGTGGGTACACCTAGGGCGGAGCCCCAGAGGTACTCCCGGCAGGGCCCAGCAAGAACCTGCAGCTGCCAGCAAACAGAAGTTGGGGACAGCAGCAGGCAGCAGGACTGATGCCCTTGCCCCAGTGTCCTCCTAGATGGCTCAGTGGGGACCTGGGGGACTCTGGGGATAAGGTCAGGGCAGAGTGGGCACAGCTTTTGATCCAACCCTCACGGCTCCCTCATCTAGTACTTTGGCACCATCAGAGCTGTCTGTGTCCTTGGGCAACAGGGAGATGACAGCCCCTTTGCCCTCTGCCAACCCCCAGAGTGGCTCGAACCCCCACACCTCACTCAACCTCaaccttcctctcctccccctaGGTCCCTGGTGCTCAAGGCCAGGACAGATAGGAAAGGGGTAGCTCTCACCGGGTCACTGCCCTGCAGATAGACCCTCTCCATAGGTTTCCTCTGCCAAAACTCTCAGTCCTCGGGCAGCCTGGTCAGCAGGGTCAGGCTGGGTTGTGGGGAGGGCAAGATGAGTATCACAGTTTCTACCTGCTCAATCCCTTCCAGGAAGGGGGTGGCGCTGAGCACTAGGATGACCCTGGCTGCACTACCACACTCCTGCACCCTCTCCCTGGCTGCTTGGCCCCGGGTAGGGGCCACCTTTGAAGAATGCAGTTTTGTCATTCATTGGGCAGAAGGGCAGACAGTGCTGGGCCTCCTACCCTCCCTAAGTCCTCACTTGGCAGAGATCCAGCCCTTCCTGATAACCCCAGCAAGGCCAGCCAGTGTCCTGGCCCCCTACCTGTCCCCACTGGATCCAGGGATACCTGGGTCCCTTACTGGGGGGGTAGaactcctctctgagcctcagcttcctaatCTGAaatatggggagattggaaagaATCTCAAAATCTTGTTGAGATGGTTAAATGGAGTGATGAACACGAGGACCCTGACCCATTATGGGCATCTGCAAATGTCAGTCCAATGTCCCCCTACATTCTCAGCCTTTCCTCAGAGATCTCCTGCCTCACAAAAAGGCTGAgccacccctcacccccacccctgcctcctAATTCCCAAGACCTGTCTCCATCTCTCCTTCTTCCAGCATCTCTTACTGCTCAGCCCCAGGCTGGCTAGGTAGGAGTCAATCCCCCAAAGCTGGCCCAGCCACCTTCTCACTGTCTCTCCCACCAGCCCAACTCTGAAAGCTCAAAAAAACCCATCGTCCTCACACTCTCACGCCCGGAGCCATGACTCTTAGCTTGACCCTCCCTGCATGTCCAGGCCACGCAGCTGAGGTGGAGCAGACCCAGGCTCACCCCTCTCTTAAGGAAGGGGCAGTTGGATTGGTATCCAGAGCTGCAGAGCAGCTAGGGGGCTTGGAATCAGACCCAGACCTTGCTCCCGCCCCTGCTGCATCAACCCGGGGTTTTTCTACCCTAATGTCAGTCAGAGTAGAGAGTGCACCCCAACCTCTGCCCCCTGCCTGTCAAGCCCATGGACACCCTGGTTCCTCCCAGCAACCTTCACACACAGGTTTATCTTTGTCTTTTCTGGGCCCCCTCTGAACTCTCTGTGCCACCTCTTGGAATGCTGAGGGTCACAGATCAGCTGCTTGCTGGCCACTGGGCAGCACTTTGGGGCACTGTCCGGCTGGGGTGGGGCAGGTAGTCAGGTGTTTCAGCCTGGCCTCAATAGCAGAGATATGGACAGAGAGGCACCCTGAGGCCAAGTGTCTTGCTCCTTCCAGGAGTGACCTCTGATGGAGGCTCAGTGGAATAAATGACGTGCCCAAGGTCAGCAGCAAGCAGAGGGGCCTGCATTTgaacccagccaagctgaccccAATTCTGGAGCTTTCCCACATCCCGCACTGCCTGGTTAGGGTCCTCCCCCTCCACCTGCCACTTCCCCCCACTGCCGTCATCCCTGCTGAGGCAGCTCCGTTTGCCAGCTGTGTTTCTGCCACTCAGCCTGTCAGGCAGTTGCAATGAAGCCTGTCAATCAGAGATggctcccacccccctcccagaGATGTCTTTCATACAGCCCCAACTGCCACTTCacttgtttgttcattcattcattcaactgacCCTCCTTAGCGCCTGCTCTGTGCTGGCCCATCCTAGGCACTCAAGTCCCAGGTACGTGGGAcctgggccctgccctccagCAGCCCCCAGTCTGGCAAGattcagaagacatggcctcaaAAAACTAGATACAGCTTGGTTTTGGGTAAAAGCCTCGGGTCAGGACAAAGCTTGTGAGGACCTGAGGAGGAACTAACTTCTCTGCAGAAGATGTGCTTAAAGGACATGCCGCCCAGCGGAGGAAAGAGCATGGCCTGGACACAGCAAACACAGGGTATGGGTGTCGGAGGGGAGGCTGAAGTTAAGGACAGGAGAGGTGGCAGTTATCAGTCCTGTTGCTCTCAGGAGACCCGTCTGACTTCCCCACCTGATGAGGACAACTGCAAGGTGACTACTGGACCCCTCTGGGCTGGGCATTCACGTGCAAAGTGGCCCTCCTGAAACACCCAGGCTGGGTGTAAGCTGATGCTCCGGGCACCCAGGGTTCTGTGGGGCATCCCCAGAGAGGGTCTTGGAGGCTCAGTTTCCCCAAGTGAGGACAACCTGAGATGACGATACAGAATGGCCAGCACAGAAGATGCTCAGTAACTCGGCCCTCTCTTTGAGATCTGACCCCTCCAGAGGGCAGAGTTCAATGGGAGCCCCTGAGCCCTTCACCCCCACTGACCTTGCCCACCTGTGCCCCAAGGTCTGAGGTCCTATGGCCTCCAACCTCTCCCTGGTATGTATCTTGTCCACAAGGGAGGCAGCTTGGGTGAGGGAAGACCTCAGACTTCAGTCAGACAAACTTGGGCTCTAAGCAaagctctgccacttcccagctgtgtgactcCTTTGGGCCTTGGTtgttcatctgtacaatgggggtAACGTCTGCCACAGAGGGTAAAAATATAAGGACGGAGTGACAACATGGGTGTGTGCTGCCAGAGGGTACTTGTCACACAGTTGCAGCTCAGGAAATTTTGGGCCCCATGCTCAGGTACCATCAACTCCCCCAGGGTCCATTTCCTAAGAAAAACTATGGAAAATTGAGGTCTGACCATGGGTTGGGGTGTCACTGGCCACCACACCCTCCCTTACCTTCCTTCCCCTTTTCTCCCACTTACTCACCACTTCTAAAACAGGCTGGGCAGGGCAAGGCCATCCCTGCTCAGCACAACTTCCCCAGGCCTGGCAGCTGGCAGGTCAGAGCCTGGCCCTTGGGATGCTGCGTCCCACTCTGCCCACAATGCTCCCCTGACCATTGCCTGCCTAGTGCTTTCCCATATGGGCCACTTTCGACTTCACCTCCCTCCAAAGAGCTTGCAAATGCTAAGCCCCATGCTACcagggggaaactgaggttcagaggagGGAAGTTACTTGCTCCCAAGTGACAGAGGTAGAATTAGACTCCATCCCCACTCTCTCCCACTTCTAGATTTCTGTCCCTACTGTGTCTCAACACCAACTGTATGACCAGCAACTAGTGGAACTAGAGGGAGATCTGCAGGCTCAGACGGTGTGACCGCTTAGGCTGTTGGGCGTCCAGAGGATGGGTCCCCCTGGTGAAGGGGGTGCCAGTGCCTCATGGAGGGCAGAGGAAGGGTCTCAGGGCCCTGAGGCTGCTTGGGAGACCTGGGGCAAATACGGTGTATCCTGGTGTGGGGGTTCAAATCAGCTCCTTCCTGCAAACCAGGTCTGCCCCCCCAGGAGTTACCAGACTGGCAGGGCAGAGAGGCTGGCCACCGGTACAGTGGGAAGGGGGAGGTCCTTGGGAGACTGCTGTTGGGGATGACTAATTTCAATGGGCAGAGACTAGGGGGCAGTCTGGTAGGGGGAGCAGGAATAGATATCCAGGCggagaaaagaacaaagcagaaagCCAGAGTGTGTAGGGGTGTGGGGGGAATTGAAAAGTTTGCTAAAGTTCAGGGAGGAGGTGAGGGGGAGGGAAACTGGTGAGGTTGAAGGGGTGCATGAGTCAGGCCCAGGTGGGACTTTAGGCTGCAAAACTGGCAACTGCCAGGCCTTCCAGAGCAGGAGAAGAACCGGGTGGGATAGTGGGGAGGAGTAGGGCCAGGCCCACCTGAAAACGCAAACAGTCCATTAAACATAATGTGAAAATCAAAACCTCTGCGGCCAAACAAAAGAGGCATGTGGCCTGGCTCCAGCCCTGGGTTCCTTTCTCGGATACCCTTGCCCTGTGCCAGGAGCCGTGGAgggctctgagcaaggcagaggggtTTCGGAGGAGGGCAGGTCCAGGCAGCCACGGCAAGGGAAGGGGGAGACAGGAGGATTCCCGGATGGCATCTCTGGGCATGGAAGCAGCGTGGCAGAGCATCCGGGGGAGGGGCACTCGGGGGCAGGCGGTGAGAGGGATGAGTGATGGCGCCCTGCTGCCAAGAAGGAAGCCAGCAGGCTGGAAAGGAACCTTGGGCGGTGTAGGGAAGTGCTTCAACTCCATCCCTCCTGCACGGTCACAGAGGAGTCAGAACTTCTCCTGTAGCCAGGGACTGCGTTCAGAGAGATGCTGCTGTCGAAGCAGGTCCGATCGGGGAGGGCAGAGGCCCTGGCAGGGAGTGGTGTGCGGAGGAACTTGTTCCTCACTCTGCAAAACTTTTCCTCCTCCTTGCGACATACCCCCATGCTCCAGGTGGGAAACAAGGCTCCAAGCAGAGTCCAAGTCTCTAAAACTAgaaagaggcagagctgggatttgaatccaggcccaGCAGACCCCAAAGCCTGTACTCTTTCTTTATGGCAGGGGTCGCCAACTCAGATGCCTAGCTGGGTCAGGCGCTGATACAATGACAGTAATAGTAACTAACATTCTTTGAGCATTTACTACATGTCAGATAATGTTCTAAGATCTTTGTGTatatttaactcatttaatccctgCAACAACCCTTTGAAGTcaattccatttttttcctccattttcatagagaaggaaactgaggcacagagaggttaagtaccttgcctgaggtcacacagcacgaatttgaactcaggcagtctggGGCAGCCCCTGCCTACCACTGCCTCTACAAGTAACATAAATGTGTCAGACAGGCCCAAGAGGCCACTGGGGACAGCTAGGGTCCCTGCAAGGGATAGGGGTTGCTGCTGAGTGCCAGTCAAGGTTGCCATTCTGAAAAGCAGATCAGGGTTGCTGAAACATCACAGTCTTAAACAGGAGACAGAAATTTGGAGTTTATGTAAGATTTCCTGATTTTTAATGGTGGGAAACccctttaaacttaaaaaaaaaacaaaaaaaaaacttagggccAAAATACTTATACCAGTTGCatccgagttgattctgacttacggcaaccatgaatatgtcagagtagaactgtgctccatagggttttcaatggctgatttttctgaagtagatctccaggcctttcttcggagatgcctctgggtggattcaaacctccaacctttcgggtaGCAACTGAGCACGTAACTATTCGCACCACATAGTGGTTCTAATATCCTACATATCTGCAGGCTAGATCCAGCTCTCAGACGGTTATTCTGTAACCTGGGTGCTCCCAGGATGCTTTGGGAGCAGGGAGCAGAGATTTCAACAAGGAGGACAGGGAGCTGCTTCCTGGGGGAGGAGATGTTTGCAGGGCTGTTTCCAGTGGGGCTGGAAGGAAGGGACAGGTGGTAGAAAGCTTCCCAAGACAGGGGCAAATGAAAAATGTAGgaggtgagagggagggaggaattgGGGATGACTCAAGCCCTGGAACTGGGATCCCAGGTGATGGGAAGAAAGGATGCAGGGAAGCAGGTTTGACACTCTGCCTTTGTAGGTGCAGAGGTGGGTTCCACTGGGGCACTGGCTGAGCTTGAGGGGCTTATGGGACATTTTGAAGGAAGATGATTGCAGGAAGCTGGCTATGTGTGTCTGGAGCTGGGGATATGTAGGTGAGTAAGGGCCCAGGACAGAGCCAGGGAGGGGTAGAAGCTGCTCTGGGTAGATGACGAGGAAGCTGGAGGAGCTGATAGAAAGGTAAGAAGAGACCCAGGGAGATTACTGCAAGAGTCATTTTGAGAGGAGGGTTTTTCTGCTTTACTAAGGGGGGATTCCCAGAAATGTCCGAGCTGTGCTTTGGGGggtagagggggagggaggggtcaGCCCCTAGAGCAATGCTGCTCAcagtgtggtccatggaccagcagcagcaacatcacctgagagcttgttagaaatgaagaGCCTCAGGCCCCACCCTGGACCTACAGAACCTGAATCTCTGCAGGTGGGGTCCTCCAGGTCATTCTATTTCATGCTCAAGTCTGAGAGCCACTGCTCTATACTATAGTATAACATCCTGTGCTCTGCCCAAGGTGAGGTGGGACTTGTGGGAGACCCTGAGGCCCAAGAGGAAACAATTACAATAAGGAGACCACTGGCTACAGAGACACCTCTGCTTCCTCAAAGGCAATAGCAAACAGTGATGTAACTAACACCACGTGCTGGCCACTATCCTATATTAAATTCATTTGATCCTCATAACAGCCCCAGAAAGTGAGTTACTATTATTAGCATCATCCACtatttacagatggagaaacagagacAAGCAGGTTAAGgctcacccaaggtcacatagccagcAAGTGGCAGAGGATTAAAAGCCTGTGCTCCTACCCACCATGCTATACAGCTGGGCCCACCTAGCAGGGGCTGCAGGAGGAGTGAGCCAGGGATGACCATCAAGTAGCTGGCCTAAGCCCCAGCACACAGTGGTTGCCACATGATCTGAACAGGAGCCAGAGGCCGTCTGAGCTAAACCCTGACCAAGTAGGGGTGTGGCTGGGCTGCCCGGGGTGGCCCTCCAGGCAGGGGAGAGCACAGGTCCAGCTCCTGGGTGCTGAGCCGGGACTGTCCTTTGGGAATCCTCACTGAGCTCTGTTCTGACTTTCTACCTTGGGTCTCTTTTAGGTTCTGGCTGTCTCAGATGGAGGTAAGTAATGGAGTGTGAGGGAAGCCTggctgggggtaggggtgggaatGGGTTGAGGGCAACCTTGCCACAAGCTATCTTTTCAAGGACTGTACCTGGAATATGGATGGGGCTGGGCAGGGATGGCGCAAGACTCACTCCCATTTATCCATTCCCTTGCAGAGCTGAGCAGCGTGGCGGACTCCCAGGACCAGGGCCGAGGCAGCTCCCTCAGCATACACAGCCTCCCCAGTGGCCCCAGCAGCCCCTTCCCCACCGAGGAGCAGTCTGTGGCAGGCTGGGCCTTGTCCTTCGAGCGGCTGCTGCAGGACCCGCTGGGCTTGGCTTACTTCACTGTAAGccctggggtggggtgaggacGGTGGGTGGTAGTAGCCAACGgtgttgggggcggggggtggcagAGGGCATAGATGAAGCTGCTCCAGGCTGGCCAGGGTGGGGCTCCTCTGTCTAGCCCTCAGCTAGCCTTTCTTTGGGgccctcttcctcttctcccagCAGAgaacttttcttctttctctctatcCTTGTCTCTGCCTTTCATTTTCTCTCTGCTCGTCTGGATCCGACGCTGTGAGTCTGTCTGGCCTTATCTGTCTGGCTCAGCCTCTTGGCCATCTCTGTCCCAATCTCTGACCACATTGCCTAACCGGGTCTCTGTGTTTCTGCctgccttcctccccacccctccccccaggagTTTCTGAAAAAGGAGTTCAGCGCCGAGAACGTGACTTTCTGGAAGGCCTGCGAGCGCTTCCAACAGATCCCGGCCAGCGACACCCAGCAggtgggcgggggggtggggagctGGGGGCATCAGGGTGGGGACCAGGGCTTGGGCTTTGCTCGCTGGCCCCTGACCTTCTCCTGCCGCTCGTCCGCAGCTAGCTCAGGAGGCCCGCAACATCTACGAGGAGTTCCTGTCCAGCCAGGCGCTGAGCCCGGTGAACATCGATCGGCAGGCCTGGCTCGGCGAGGAGGTGCTGGCCCAGCCCCGGCCGGACATGTTCCGGGCGCCACAGCTTCAGGTGGGCAGGCCCGAGGCGCGCTGCCTGGCATGGGGGCGTGGCTTTGAAAGAGGGATGATTTGATGGCAGAGGCGGGGTCAGATCCAGGGACGCAGCCTGAGCCGCGGCAGAAAGATTTGTATGCGAGTATggaacctgtcctatagggtctctgtgacggcaactggtttggttttggttttatagagccctggtggccgcagtggttaagaacttggctgctaaccaaaaggtgggcagttggaatccaccagccgctccctggaaaccctatggggcatttctactatatcctataggatcgctatgagtcggaatcgactccacggcaatgaggtttggtttggtttttggtttactagagcccaggtggcgcagtggttaagcattgggttgttaaccaaaaggtggcgattggaattcaccagccgctccttggaaacccggtgggcagctctactctgttctgtagggtcgctgtgagtcagaatcgactcaagggcaatggttttcttttttttttagtatagaccctaataaggggccctggtggcacagtggttaagagctcagctgctaaccgaaaggtcagtggttcgaacccaccagccgctccgcaggagaaaaataATGGCGGTCTGCTTCATTAAGTTTCtatcgttggaaaccctgtggggcagctctactctgttctatagggtcgctatgagttggaatccacacgtatccaacgtgtttggtttttgtttatagaGCTTAATGCAGGAACAGGGCCTGGGTCACAGGGCCTTACCAAGCGTAGTGGTGGAGGAGCTAGGGGAGCCCCCCTACCCAGGTCTAGCAGAGGTAGGGGCGGGGCCAAGAGTAGGGCGGGCCCTGGACCAATGCAGtgggcaaaggccctggggtgggtgggggctaGCTGTTCCCTCCCTAGATTGGGGCGGGGCCTCTGGCCCCGCGCAGAGCGCCTCCTTCGGCTCAAGGTCCTGGCTCCGGTCCTACAGATCTTCAACTTAATGAAGTTCGACAGCTACGCGCGCTTCGTCAAGTCCCCGATATACCGCGAGTGCCTCCTGGCCGAGGCCGAGGGGCGCCCTCTGCGGGAACCTGGCTCCTCATGCCTCGGCAGCCCCGACGCTACCAGGAAGGTGCGGATGGAGGGGCAATGGGAGGCAGGGGCCTTGCAGACCATATGCAAGAGGGGACGCCCCTGGGTGCAGATCTGCGGGGGTGTGCCCATGGTCTGCATGCGGGCTAGGATCCGATGCCTTCCTAGCGCTTTCCCTGTACCCGCAGAAGCCGAAGCTGAAGCCCGGGAAGTCGCTGCCTCTGGGCGTGGAAGAGTTGGGGCAGCTGCCGCCAGCGGAGGGTCCTGGGGGCCTCCCGCTTCGCAAGTCCTTCCGCAGGGGTGAGGGCAGAAGAAAGTGGCTTAGAGGAGAGGTGGCTGGAGGAGGAGTGGTGGGAGTTTGGGCAAGCCTTGGGAACACCCCCTCTCCCCTAATTGCCGCACGGTATGAAAACCGAAAGGAAAcgctgatggcgtagtggttaagtgctatggctgctaaccaaagggtcagcagctcaaatccaccaggcgctccttggaaactctctgggggcagttctactctgtcctgtggggtcgctatgagtaggaatcgagtcgatggcactggggtctGGGTGAAAACCGAAGTGCAATCCCTGTGACCACCACGTTCCCCTGGGTCGTTCGCTACCCAGGCTAGATCTCAGAAGTTTGGGATCTCAGAAGTTTGGGAAGCCCCCAAGGTAGCGACGCTTCCAGGGACCCAAACCACATTGGACCCCTGCAAGAGGGTGCCAAACAAGGTCCCAAAGACGCGGGCTCCTGAGCCAGGCGGAAAGAGATGGGTAGAGGGAGGAGGGGCTGTTCCGTTCATTGCTCTccctcccccagagctggcaagCGGGGCCGCAAACTTGCGCCGCGAGTCTCAGGGTTCCCTAAACTCCTCCGCCAGTCTGGACCTCGGCTTCCTCGCCTTCGTCAGCAGCAAATCTGAGGTGAGCCGACTACTGGGGGAAATGAGACACGGGCTAGGGCCACTACTCAGGCCCCTTTTCGTGGCCGGCATCATTCACATTTGCGATCCACACTTTTATCTCCCGACTTGCTCTACACACCCAATTCCTcagccttcctgccctcaccacaTGTCATGGGCACATATTTTCTGTCTCCCCGTGTGTGGATGGGCCCCCACTGGTGGACCCATCTGCCCAGGTGTACacagcatgtgtgtgtatgtgtgtggctcAGAGGATGAACCTGTCTGTGGGTGCCCATATTCTTGGATGCGCATACATGTGTTCCTGTAGGAGGCTGTATCTTTGCCTGCCAACTGGTGTGCCAGATGTGCCCTTAGGCATGTGTGCCCCAGTGAGCATACCTGTCTGTTTACCTGTTTGCATGTCCTTGCATGTGTACTCATACCCCCTCTCCCCCACTCCTGCCCAGAACCAAAGCCACCGGAAGAGCCTTGGGAGTGCAGAGGGTGAGAGTGAAAACC
The window above is part of the Elephas maximus indicus isolate mEleMax1 chromosome 2, mEleMax1 primary haplotype, whole genome shotgun sequence genome. Proteins encoded here:
- the RGS14 gene encoding regulator of G-protein signaling 14; this encodes MPGKPKHLGVPNGRMVLAVSDGELSSVADSQDQGRGSSLSIHSLPSGPSSPFPTEEQSVAGWALSFERLLQDPLGLAYFTEFLKKEFSAENVTFWKACERFQQIPASDTQQLAQEARNIYEEFLSSQALSPVNIDRQAWLGEEVLAQPRPDMFRAPQLQIFNLMKFDSYARFVKSPIYRECLLAEAEGRPLREPGSSCLGSPDATRKKPKLKPGKSLPLGVEELGQLPPAEGPGGLPLRKSFRRELASGAANLRRESQGSLNSSASLDLGFLAFVSSKSENQSHRKSLGSAEGESENRPGKYCCVYLPDGTASLALARPGLTIRDMLASICEKRGLSLPDIKVYLVGKEQKALVLDQDCTVLADQEVRLENRITFELELAALDRVVRISAKPTKRLQEALQPILAKHGLSPQQVTLHRPGEKQPLDLEKLVSSVVAQRLVLDTLPGTKIPDAGNLSPRRSQGGPPRTQDKAAYSHPLPPNSLAELPGSAAGKRQTCDIEGLVELLNRVQSSGAHDQRGLLRKEDLVLPEFLQLPTQGPSAQEGPPQTESVAQPRGGHLDSTGRPAL